One Euphorbia lathyris chromosome 1, ddEupLath1.1, whole genome shotgun sequence DNA segment encodes these proteins:
- the LOC136200587 gene encoding GDP-L-galactose phosphorylase 2-like: MVTIKPLDNNLLSKHATEQLGRPHFCSQGTKIPNYCFGTQYLVGNEGLSCMSEEEQTLLDSLLLAQWEGGMWKGHFRYDVTASEIKIVGGRRKFLAQLNDRNTVCSQYPEKSRICHQEDLHAFDLTKQCEELLFCITNSDKANSELIPSADVPNTAIFIMINVNPIEYGHIFLVPHGFDNLYLAKGGRMSRILEMVERIAIEINNFSFHLFYDYPGPTSSQLEFQACYFPELLPVERMPVDLLFGDRCRRISISTVLDYPIKTLIFESNCNFKILVEVLAETISFLLDEGISYNLMISDHGKKIFLFLQAQTFSSYCISAWECGGYFLFRSRQEFDQVTEADLLKRLTSVSLDDESFVAVKQICCGIVSKTT; encoded by the exons ATGGTTACAATCAAGCCACTTGATAACAATTTACTGTCAAAGCATGCAACTGAGCAGTTGGGCCGTCCTCATTTCTGCTCTCAAG GTACGAAAATCCCCAATTACTGTTTTGGTACTCAGTATCTTGTAGGCAATGAGGGACTCTCATGCATGTCTGAAGAAGAACAAACTTTATTGGATTCTCTTCTTCTTGCTCAG TGGGAAGGGGGGATGTGGAAAGGTCATTTCAGATATGATGTAACTGCCTCCGAGATTAAG ATTGTTGGGGGTAGAAGAAAGTTTCTTGCCCAGTTGAATGATAGGAATACAGTTTGTTCACAGTATCCTGAAAAGAGTAGAATTTGCCATCAAGAGGATCTGCATGCGTTTGACTTGACCAAGCAATGTGAGGAATTGCTCTTTTGCATTACAAACAGTGATAAGGCAAACTCTGAGCTTATTCCTTCAGCTGATGTGCCTAATACTGCCATCTTCATCATGATCAAC GTAAACCCTATTGAGTATGGCCATATTTTCCTGGTACCTCATGGCTTTGACAATCTTTACCTTGCCAAGGGTGGAAGGATGTCAAGAATTTTAGAAATGGTTGAGAGAATTGCTATTGAGATCAATAACTTctcttttcatttgttctatgattatccTGGACCCACTTCTTCACAGCTGGAATTTCAG GCTTGCTACTTTCCGGAGCTCTTACCAGTGGAACGCATGCCTGTTGATCTCTTATTTGGTGATAGATGCAGAAGGATTTCTATTTCAACTGTCCTGGATTATCCCATCAAGACCCTCATATTTGAGAGTAACTGCAATTTTAAGATATTGGTGGAGGTTCTTGCTGAGACAATTTCTTTTTTACTGGATGAAGGCATATCGTATAACCTGATGATATCAGATCATGGCAAGAAGATCTTCTTGTTTCTTCAG GCGCAAACATTTTCAAGTTACTGCATTTCAGCATGGGAGTGTGGAGGCTACTTTCTGTTCAGGTCTAGGCAGGAGTTTGACCAAGTTACAGAGGCAGACCTGCTTAAACGTTTAACCTCCGTCTCACTTGATGATGAAAGCTTTGTGGCAGTGAAACAGATCTGTTGCGGCATTGTGAGCAAGACAACTTGA